The nucleotide sequence GTTCCCAGGCCGGCGGGTTATCTATGATGCCACCACCGGTGGCCACAATACAGCCCTCTTTCCCTTTTTCTAGGATTGTTTTCAGGGCTTCGTATTCCGCCGCTCGAAACGCTTCTATGCTCCGTTGAAAAAGCTGACGGGGAGAGAGGCCGGTTAATTGGGTAATTATATCGTCTGTATCGTACCAGTCCTGGGAAAGCCGCTGGGCCAACTCCCGGGCAAGGGTGGTTTTCCCACAGTGTTTTGGCCCTACGAGGGCTATTATGATGTTTTGTTTCTTACTTGTCACGGATTTCTCTCCACTTTATAGTGACATAGAAAGGCTTCTTGTGCAATCTCTTCGAAGGTAAAGAAATGAATTTGTTTTATAATGAGGTTCTTCCTTATGGTACTAAGTCTGATACTAGCGTTCCTACCTCTTGTATTGTACGGGGGCTTTCTCTGGCAGGTATGGGGAAAGAGGGGGTTCCCGCTTCTTCTTATGGCTACGGGGCTCGGTGGGGGGGCGCTTCTGGGGAGCGCTCTCCTTCAGGAATTGCTTCCCGTCCCGGACCTTTCTGTTCCCTGGAGTATGCTCTATGAAAAGCTCATCCGTTCCGCTTTGATTGAGGAATTGATGCGTTATTTGCTGACTTTGCTGATTGTCACGCAGAAAAAGGATACCTGGAGAAAACAGGTTTTTATCGGTACCGGCGAAGTGCAGAATTTCCTCTTCTGGGGACTGTGGGGCGCCTTTGGGGGACTCGTTTTTGCTACCCTGGAAACTATTCTCTATACCCTGCGGTTTTCGGGGAGCCTCTGGGTGCGACTTCTTCCAACTTCCCTTATCCACGGGACCTGTGGGGCCTTGATAGGAAAGGGGGTATATAAAGAAAAAGGAAGGGGTTCCTTCATATTCGCCCTGGCTATTCATGGGTTGTACAATGTTCTCGTGGGGCTTCCCTTCTTTTTTTCTGCGATAGGGGTGATTTTTGCGGTTTTGGTCTTTTTTGTTTTCTGGCTACCCCTTTTAAAAGAAGTGAAAAAATAGGGCCCTGAGAAGGGCCCCGCCGTGGGTGAGCCCGGAGTGGGGGGAGCGCCTGATCGCCTGAGCCGTGGGCTCTGGGGGAGTGGGCCGGGCTGGAAGCCCGGCCGGGGGGGGATGTGGAAGCGGCGAAGGAAGCAGGCGCGAGGGGGGAGCCGCGGCGGCCGAGGCGGGGGCGTGGGGAGAGCGGCCCAGAGGAGTAGTTTTCGGTGCTCCCCCTTTTTTTTTTAGAGTTGCGCCTTCGCCAAAGGGATGCGACAATGAATGTGGGAATGAGCGGTCTTTCTGGTGGTGGCGTTAAGAACACCTACTTTGACTCGCGGTTTTTGCCGGTGACGGCTCCCCTGCCGGGGGACCTGATAGTCATGGGTAGCCCTGGCGATGAGCATATAGGGATTTACGGGGGGAAAGATACGTCTGGACGGGAGTATATGTATAATAGCGCGCCTGCGTATAGGTTCTTTGAGTCAGGACCCAGAGTGAATTATCTTGATGAAAACGATTTTTATTATAGAGAAATAATAATGAATAAAAGTTATATGGAACGATGGAAAAAAAACTATACAAAGGAGTATCTCAAATGGAAAGGATATTAATAGTATTGTTATTGTTTAACTTTTTAATTTGTTTCGCAGAAAACAGTGAGATAAATACAAGTCAAAGACTAATATTATATAAAAAGAATACTGAACAGTATCGTGATGTGTATGGAAGAGCGATTGATATTAATAAGGATAGAGCAAAAATCGAAGAGTGTCTCCATATTCCGCAGCGCAACTATAAGCTAGAAGTGAAGGTAGAACGGGTAGCAAGGTTTAACTATTCTATCGAAGGTCTTATCTATGGCCCGGAAAAACCAAATATCAATAATCCGCTTTCATTTAATGAACTTCTCCTCGTTGATGTAGAGGGGAATATGTACTTCAGTGGAGCTGAGTATATGGATAAAAATGGGAAGGATATGATGAGTACTCCTAAAAAATATCAAAAAGAAGGAGATGTTTTTTTTAATCTAAAAGATGCTGAATTGGAATCGATAATGAAGGCTTATAATGATATCACTTTCTCAGAAAGGATATTTTCCTCGCGTCCTATGTTGTTATCAGATGGTATAAATAAGTTCTACTTTTATCAGAAAATTGATTTTATATATTTAGAAAAATGGTTGAGAGATATTTTAATTATTAAAAAAGATAAAAGCCTAGATATTAGAATATTGCCCTATACCGATTATTTCATACCATTCGGTGACTCATATTCCAAAAAATCACTTGATAGCAAGAACCGCATTTATCTTGGTCTGTGGAGCTGGGACAAAGAAGATTATCGGAAGGTGGATCGATTCCAGGTGCTTGTCTACGATTTTGAAAAAGACACAATGTATTTTATAGAGTGGCTAAAACCCACAGAGGGGAACGAAACAATAATTCAGGTTTCTTATGTTGTCGGCGATGACGATGCAATATATGTTCAGGTGGTGGCCGATGCAGCGTGCACTATCTATCGGATAACTCCTTTGTGGGATGCGCCGATGGAACGTATTGAGTATCGTCCGATGTTCTATGAGTTTTATCCTGAGATAAAGGAAAAAGAATCTCAGGCAGCTTTTCCCGAGGAGGAGTTCGATGAGACGAATTGACATGAAGCTAGTGCTGTGTTTTCTGTTGGTCATTGTATCCAGCCCAATGGGATGGACAGAGGAGGGCGGGACGGCACCGCTTGAACAGTTCACCTATTATGGTCCTAATAAAACCCCCAATTGAGGGGTATCCAAAGAATTTTTACAGGTATTAAGGGTCTCTTGTATGAAGAAAATCATAATTGTCGTCTTTTCATTAATTCTTGCAGTAAATCTTTTTGGTGATGGAAAATATAAAGAGGAAGACTTTATCGGTTCATGGTATTTTATTGACGGTATGGAGTGTGTTGACGTTAAACAATGGTTGATAATTGAAAAGGTGAAGGGAGGTTTACAGGTGCGATATAATGATGGGAAAAGCATATATGCTGCTGTATTATTGCTAACTTCAGATGGTCGATATGTGAAAGGTCTGTTGTCTGGGCTGGGATATGTGGTGATAGGGAAAGTCCAATCAATTTCTCCATTTGAGCATAATGGAATTGGAGTTGATCTTTCTGGTGGACCAGATGATATCCTATTAGGATATTTTCAAAAGAAAGAGGTACTTGAAAAACTAATTGGGAAAAAACTTCCAGCGATACAGTGAGTATCATAAAGAAAAACCTGTTGTAAAAT is from Treponema sp. J25 and encodes:
- a CDS encoding PrsW family glutamic-type intramembrane protease, which codes for MVLSLILAFLPLVLYGGFLWQVWGKRGFPLLLMATGLGGGALLGSALLQELLPVPDLSVPWSMLYEKLIRSALIEELMRYLLTLLIVTQKKDTWRKQVFIGTGEVQNFLFWGLWGAFGGLVFATLETILYTLRFSGSLWVRLLPTSLIHGTCGALIGKGVYKEKGRGSFIFALAIHGLYNVLVGLPFFFSAIGVIFAVLVFFVFWLPLLKEVKK
- a CDS encoding shikimate kinase produces the protein MTSKKQNIIIALVGPKHCGKTTLARELAQRLSQDWYDTDDIITQLTGLSPRQLFQRSIEAFRAAEYEALKTILEKGKEGCIVATGGGIIDNPPAWELLQKKTTIVFLEISAEEAWQRILTAQGSTGTLPPFLQTENPQETHRILHLRRNKAYAESAHYIIRDEGKSPQQKASKILEKLGLL